The Macadamia integrifolia cultivar HAES 741 chromosome 4, SCU_Mint_v3, whole genome shotgun sequence genome contains the following window.
GCGAAAGTTATCGAGTGGTAAATATGCCCATACGACGTTCCTTTGATGGTCAAGtaaattttgtgattttttctttgatctTGAATTGGATGGATTTGGCATAATGGTTTTGGAATTGAGTTTGatataaataatcaatttaCTGATTCACACCCTACCATCCATACCAGcccctttctttcttgttctACTCTATGTTTGGACTTTAGAGCATAACGCAAAATATGAAGCAACTGCTTTATCAATAATGAGTGTTGTTTTACATGGATCTTTCTAAGGCACACAAGTGTTTAAAATTTCATGGTCAATAATGAGTGTTGTTTTACATGGATCTTTCTAAGGAACGCACCCGTTTAAAATTTCATGTCAATAATGAGGTGCTCAAGGTCAAAAGACATGAATTAGGCCCCAAATCGTACTTCACCCTGAACACACAAAACTCTCTTAGCAAGGAAGGCTCTAAACTAGATATAGTTGTGAAGGGCCGAAAGAACTTCAGAAATAAGGAACCAAAAGTAAGGAAAGAGGGACAACTTCACCTTTTAAATTTACTTTCTGGATTAATTGTAATCAGTCTTCAACTGATAAGTTTTGTAAAGGTAGCTTTGAAATGAAAGGCTGGATGCCTTTTCAACCCGAGGACTGAAATGCCGAAACTAAGGTTATTAAAATTTCCACATCTCGGAGGTAGATGGTACTCATCTTATCTTATTGAAAACAAAAGAGGGTACTGTGTTCTTATGTAAAAGTAAAATAGTCCtcattgattttaaaatttctgaTATTGTTGTACCGGCTTGAATCACTGCTTGAATTGATTAGGAATTACTTCTAAGTATGGCATGTTTTTCATTCTAAAAGATTTAATGGCCTTTGGTGCTTAATATGTTGTTCAAGTTTTAAGAATTATATTGAATTGGCAGAATCAGGTGATTCGACTTGGAATTGACCAACCCTGATTCTTAACAAGCAAGTTCTGACCGATCTAGACCGATTCCGACCAAGTCCGGGCTGTTCTGTCCTATTCCAGGATGATTCCGTCAGAATTGATGGAGACTGATCCTGTACATTCCGAGTTTTCAAACATTGATATTGTTATTTGTTAGAACACCTGTATGCTGTTAATTCTGAAAACTCCTTTATGCTTTGGCTATCAACTATCAAGAGGGCTGGTGCTTTGCATGAAATGGTCCCATTATCATAGCTTTtggattctttttcctttttgatgcCCAAGTTCAGAAAAATAGGCATTTTTGACCATCCATGACAAGTGCaatgaaaaattattttgtGCAATCAACCAATAATGTATATTAGCCTCACCTTTACCCTTGTGTCTTTATATATAGACATAAAGCATTACGAAAGTTATCTTGTGCAATATATTTTAGATATTGTTGACTGAACTTTGTTCATCTCTATGGTAGGCTCCCCTTTTGGTCTTATGCAAAATTGCTCGTCACCTGCTGGTTGGTTTTGCCTTACTTCAGTGGGGCTGCTTATGTTTATGAGCATTTTGTTAGACCTATCTTTGTGAATCCGCAATCAGTTAATATCTGGTACATTCCACGGAAGAAGGATGTCTTCAGTAAGCCAGATGACATTCTAACCGCTGCGGAGAAATACATTGAAGAGAATGGACCAGAAGCATTTGAGAAGCTCATTAGTAGGGTAAGCTCGATGACCAAGAATTATggattttgaagtttttttttttcttgtctttaaGAGTTAGATGGTTCTCAAAATTATGAATTAGGCTTCCTTCTTAGAGATGGTTGTACCGAGTTCAGGGGTTCTATCCTAACTTATGGGTGAACTGTACAACTAATTCACATACCACACAAACAAAACtcccctcttcctttctttccttttctgcatgggtttgttgttgtttttcgttttctttttgGTGGAGGGGTTGAGTCTGGTAGATGAAAATTCAACATTCATAATTTTGAtgctttgaaaattgaaaattataatTCCCAATCTTATTTATCTTGGAGTGCTATTTGTATGTTAGGGGTGTCCGCAGGTCGGTTTTGGTCGGGCCTTAATCTGTCCTCCACATCTGAGGCACAAGACTGAAGCTGACCATTTATGTAATCAGTCCTCAAAGCCAAGACTGAGACCATTAACAATCAATTAGTCGGTCGGTTATTGTTCTTTAATTGCTTTTGGCTAATCGGTCTTCATTGGTTGGTTAAGCCATTTTTTGTCTATACTTTGGCTAAATTGGTCTTATATCGCTTGGGTTTCGAAAAAGGGTACTTAAATTTTAAGCTTCGTACTCTTGTGAAAATGGATGACACTGTCTCAACCACCCCGCCTTAGCTGTTTTTTTGTCTGTTCATGTGGGTTCCAGAGTGGGCCTGTCTGAGAGCTAAATTCTGCTCAATTTTTTGTCTCTTGCTGATGCAGTACtaacaaggagaaccaagaccaaggtcgacccaagcaGTTGACTGGGTCGActcagatctggtccaagtcagcccatgatttgggctgctgatggggttactaattagttatttagtttctattttgaagtcctaaattagtttctaatttcaagtcattgttagtttataatttctgtcatttcatTAGATTcaaatttccagtttttagtaacttcttgtaatcagcttttagtaactcagatttagtaactttGAGTAACTATTATTTgcaaaccctccccatcattataaataaagaagagagcttttttatgagccacgattttgaaaaaaggaaaaaacttcATGTTGCTGCCGCTGGGTGAATTCCATGgttgttccttgtgtttgatcgaggaagaagggtttggtgtctgATCCAAACGACTTCTTGTGGTGTGAAGTCTAGGAGGCCTGTTTCTAGTGcgttttctttactttctttcaCATCTTCAAGGCTTACTACGACTGCAGAAAACCAGGTACGATTTCTTCTATCTCTGCCCAGAATTTTCTGCAAAAATAGAGCCTTTGGTCTCTGCTGGAAAGATCAGTTTTGATGGTCTGATCAGCCTAGTCTTTTGGTCGAAGGATCCCCTCTGTCCAAGTAAGGATCGACCCTACTTTTGGCTGATTCTGATCAGCCATCTCTGAGATATTAAAAATCTCCGGATTTTCGTCTTCTAGTGATCTGAAGTTCCTAATTCTGAAATCGACACTGCTGTTGGTTTAATTACTGATTTCTCTGGGTTGTTATTTATATTTTGGACATCTGAATCTGATATTAACTTGCTCAGTCCCTGATCTAGTATTAAGAATCACTGTTGTCCTTGGTTATTCTCTATATttctgtttctggaagtcgattaTTGCTGGGCTGTTATTGAAGTCTAATTTTTCTGTTATATGTATTTGGACtggtttggttgttctttggtctaaaagttcctgcagattTGGGACTAGTTGGATGTCCAATTTagtcctgcattaagtggtatcagagcatggctgagaacaacacccccaccctagcttctcttatggagatgctgcagactatgaggactgagatgaaggctgaacagcaagccttacggactgaattgaaggctgaattggatgccaggttgttgaatgaagagaccccaccacaacagcctactggcgattcacgtacaacacccAAAGTGGAAACTCCATTGAATGTAGTTGCTTAGTTGACTAACaggagagaaaaccctaatctgagagcaccacagagggttccaatagcacaatctacttttgaagagcatgtaagaggatattttgagactgagcgtcccgtgcaacagaggtattctggagattcatAGAAAGTCAAACttgatctgaaggagtttgattggAGACATGACCCctaattgttctatgattgggtagtggcactGGACGAccattttgactattatgagttacctgaggaacggaagatgaaactagcttgtgcaaagctagttggggctgctcgtgaatggtggaggacctatgagctagagttagaagaccgtggtagagaacctactagttgggaggagatgatgcTTAAGCTATCAGATAAATACTTaccacgcaacttcagagctcgcatacaagaccagctgaactctcttcgtcaagggtctatgactgttgccTAGTACATGAACAAGCTTGACGCACTTTATTCTTGTACAGGCATAAGGCagaatgaaaggcaactgttatctcggtttcgactgggattgcaagctgaaatcaataggggtatcggagttgttgatgtgcactcagtgagggattgttttgacaaggccctacgaacagaggagcttctagcacagccagttagaaggtttggtttccaagctggggaggtaaagaagaatttttcagccactaaatctagtagctcagcacctccaaagtccacttttcctccacgaGCTGATCATAAAGAAAAGGCACCCATGACAGGTGGTAATAAGGTATAGTGTTTCCATTGCCGAGAGGTAGGACATCTTGCTAAGTCTTGTCCACATAAGCAGAGGATTAATGCAGTAGCTGACgttgaagactccaatgaggaggatgagtcagctctttacCCCTAtcctttagatgatgatgatgatggtgggtaTGACTATGATATAGaacactaatgaggatgatactcagggaataaatatttttactcgcatattggtggctgaaaccaaaggagaggattgacgatgtaactgcatattctacagctgtatgaagtcaggtgagcatactAGTCAGATTATCATTTATAGTGGCAGTTGTGTCAATGTTATTTCTGAAgtctttgtgaagaaagcaaccttgaaagcTGACCCACATCCTCAGCCTTATAGAGTATCCTTTCTGAATGGTAATACTCTAGAGGTGAATAAGAGGTGCTCagttcctttgaaactttact
Protein-coding sequences here:
- the LOC122075598 gene encoding HVA22-like protein a (The sequence of the model RefSeq protein was modified relative to this genomic sequence to represent the inferred CDS: added 56 bases not found in genome assembly), which encodes MGSGSFLKVVAKNFDVLAGPVVTLAYPLYASIRAIETKSRLDDQQWLTYWVLYSMITLFELTFAKVIEWLPFWSYAKLLVTCWLVLPYFSGAAYVYEHFVRPIFVNPQSVNIWYIPRKKDVFSKPDDILTAAEKYIEENGPEAFEKLISRAEKGVASRRSNHMIFDDDYGY